From a single Centropristis striata isolate RG_2023a ecotype Rhode Island chromosome 14, C.striata_1.0, whole genome shotgun sequence genomic region:
- the LOC131984939 gene encoding ankyrin repeat and MYND domain-containing protein 2-like: MAAPQKGDLSASERKILQVIAAGDVQEAAQLLASKEVRINCLDEHGMTPLMHAAYKGKADMCRLLLQHGADVNCNQHEYGYTALMFAGLSGKTDITTMILDAGAETDLVNSVGRTAAQMAAFVGQHDCVTVINNFFSRARLEYYTRPQGLEREPRLPPRLAGPLHKIIMTTNLNPVKIVMLVKENPVLVDAVALEKCYQVMDLLCEQCVKQQDMNEVMAMKMHYISCVLQKCLAFLQKQDGKLDALVKSLLRGRESDGFPHYQEKFIRDCIRKFPYCEATLLQQLVRSIAPVEIGDDPTAFSVLNQAITGQMAFVDADYCATCGERGADKGCSLCKAVTYCSLMCQKFHWFTHKKMCRALREQDAGLEKDAPRLKELKDDESDLVMETANFLQELCLRAEEQVAAAGGCPAELLACPSTSAEGPSCSQD, encoded by the exons ATGGCTGCACCACAGAAAGGAGATTTATCAGCATCTGAGAGGAAGATCCTGCAAGTTATTGCTGCTG GTGATGTACAGGAAGCCGCCCAGCTGCTTGCAAGCAAAGAAGTACGGATCAACTGTTTGGATGAG CATGGCATGACTCCACTTATGCATGCAGCCTATAAGGGCAAGGCCGACATGTGtcgtctgctgctgcagcatggGGCTGATGTCAACTGCAATCAACATGAATATGGATACACTGCTCTCATGTTTGCTGGCCTATCAG GGAAGACAGACATCACCACCATGATACTGGATGCAGGAGCAGAGACAGACCTGGTGAATTCTGTGGGTCGCACTGCTGCTCAAATGGCAGCATTTGTAG GCCAGCATGACTGTGTAACAGTAATTAACAACTTCTTCTCGCGGGCAAGGCTGGAGTACTACACCAGACCACAGGGCCTGGAGAGGGAGCCTCGGCTACCCCCCAGGCTGGCAGGACCTTTGCACAAGATCATCATGACCACCAACCTCAACCCGGTCAAG ATAGTCATGCTGGTGAAGGAGAATCCTGTGCTGGTGGACGCTGTGGCCCTGGAGAAGTGTTACCAGGTGATGGACCTGCTGTGTGAGCAGTGTGTGAAGCAGCAAGACATGAATGAGGTCATGGCCATGAAGATGCATTATATCAGCTGTGTGCTACAGAAGTGCCTGGCCTTTctacagaaacaagatggcaagcTGGACGCGCTTGTCAAGAG CCtgttgagggggagagagagtgaTGGCTTCCCACACTACCAGGAGAAGTTCATTCGGGACTGTATCAGGAAGTTTCCTTATTGTGAGGCCACACTCCTTCAGCAGCTGGTGAGGAGCATTGCACCAGTAGAGATT GGCGACGACCCAACAGCGTTCTCAGTGTTGAACCAGGCCATAACAGGTCAAATGGCGTTTGTAGATGCTGACTACTGTGCTACATGTGGAGAGAGGGGAGCAGACAAGGGCTGCTCTCTTTGTAAAGCA GTGACTTACTGCAGCTTGATGTGCCAAAAGTTCCATTGGTTCACCCATAAAAAGATGTGCAGGGCTCTGCGGGAGCAGGATGCCGGCCTGGAGAAAGATGCTCCGAGGTTGAAAGAACTGAAAG ATGATGAAAGTGACCTGGTGATGGAGACAGCCAACTTCCTGCAGGAGCTGTGTCTGAGGGCGGAGGAGCAGgtggctgctgctggaggctgCCCTGCCGAGCTCCTGGCCTGTCCCTCCACCTCTGCAGAGGGACCTTCCTGCTCCCAGGACTGA